A part of Catharus ustulatus isolate bCatUst1 chromosome 8, bCatUst1.pri.v2, whole genome shotgun sequence genomic DNA contains:
- the GBF1 gene encoding Golgi-specific brefeldin A-resistance guanine nucleotide exchange factor 1 isoform X2 gives MRGIVRMVDKNIYIVQGEINAVVGAIKRNARWSTHTHLDEERDPLLHSFSHLKEVLNNTTELSEIEPNVFLRPFLEVIRSEDTTGPITGLALTSVNKFLSYALIDPSHEGTAEGMENMADAVTHARFVGTDHASDEVVLMKILQVLRTLLLTPVGAHLTNESVCEIMQSCFRICFEMRLSELLRKSAEHTLVDMVQLLFTRLPQFKEEPKSYMGTNMKKISSGLLNKLELSSGEQPKALNQLERAYSILWKNKRVQLKMRAGGMSESSKWKKQKRSPRPPRHVTKVSPGTEQSAGNTTNNTAAGVAFIDAPSPSSSGSSENVSSVVSPVTDSGLELSSQTTSKEDLTDLDQVTSLGLNAGAPSNEAKVTENQNHPELQNESLREEKVQSASVESIPEVLEECTSVAEHSDSASVHDMDYVNPRGVRFTQSSQKEGAALVPYGLPCIRELFRFLISLTNPHDRHNSEVMIHMGLQLLTVALESAPIANCQSLLGLVKEELCRHLFQLLSVERLNLYAASLRVCFLLFESMREHLKFQLEMYIKKLMEIITVENPKMPYEMKEMALEAIVQLWRIPSFVTELYINYDCDYYCANLFEELTKLLSKNAFPVSGQLYTVHLLSLEALLTVIDSTEAHCQASHHQEKEIVKPSPETINSTKETSNNTERGFNEGKSSSAVSEPAGACPPTSGCLMADQMKETCMELEGGSEAAEKSIPRKPTRFSCILPSPQELMQIKNKKKLLITGTEQFNQKPKKGIQFLQEKNLLATPIDNNEVARWLRENPRLDKKMIGEFVSDRKNIDLLESFVGTFSFQGLRLDEALRLYLEAFRLPGEAPVIQRLLEAFTEHWRKSNGSPFANSDACFALAYAVIMLNTDQHNHNVRKQNVPMTLEEFRKNLKGVNGGKDFEQDILEDMYHAIKNDEIVMPEEQTGLVKENYIWNVLLHRGATDEGIFLHVPPGSYDHDLFTMTWGPTIAALSYVFDKSLEETIIQKAISGFRKCAMISAHYGLSDVFDNLIISLCKFTALSSESIENLPTVFGSNPKAHIAAKTVFHLAHRHGDILREGWKNIMEAMLQLFRAELLPKAMVEVEDFVDPNGKIYLQREETPSSRGESTVLSFVSWLTLSGTEQSGMRGPSTETQEAKRAALECIKQCDPEKLITESKFLQLESLQELMKALISVTPDEETYDEEDAAFCLEMLLRIVLENRDRVTCVWQTVRDHLYHLCVHAVEFCFLVERAVVGLLRLAIRLLRRDEISAQVLLSLRILLMMKPNVLSRVSHEVAYGLHELLKTNAANIHSGDDWYTLFTLLECIGSGVKPPAALQVTARADNDTGAQSDSEVSSSYHPSDMSLDRGYTSDSEVYTDHGKPGKMHRSVTDVDVVNSGWLVVGKDDIDNSRSTAGLSRLGPSPLVNQYSLTVGLDLGPHDTKSLMKCVESLSFIVRDAAHVTPENFELCVKTIRIFVEASLNGGYKSQEKRGKSHRYDSKSSRLKKKPKESSTRRSRVLSQHQAHTHSDEDEDESIPASYHTVSLQLLDLMHTLHTRAAGIYSSWAEEQRHLETAARKITADSRTLWSNCWCPLLQGIAWLCCDARRQIRMQALTYLQRALLVHDLQALDALEWESCFNKVLFPLLTKLLENISPADVGGMEETRMRASTLLSKVFLQHLSPLLSLTTFAALWLTILDFMDKYMHAGSSDLLLEAIPESLKNMLLVMDTAGIFHSADSRTGYSDLWEITWERIDCFLPRLRDELFKQTVIQDPVPNIPVEQQHQKTVVSALPPSPVGDVRPSTYVAPSEKPCELGVSESERPTAPASPTISTSASPSFPASASTKSSPVTDIPPTTAQPPLILQPLASPLQVGVPPMTLPIILNPALIEATSPVPLLATPRPTDPMTSSEVN, from the exons agcTATCTGAAATTGAACCTAATGTCTTTCTTCGGCCTTTTCTGGAAGTAATCCGTTCTGAAGACACTACAGGCCCCATAACTGGGTTGGCACTCACCTCTGTGAATAAGTTCCTCTCATATGCACTAATAG ATCCCAGCCAtgagggcacagcagaggggatggagaacATGGCAGATGCTGTCACTCACGCTCGATTTGTGGGCACAGATCATGCGAGCGATGAGGTTGTCTTGATGAAAATCCTACAG GTGTTGAGGACGCTGCTGCTCACCCCCGTGGGAGCCCACCTCACCAATGAATCGGTGTGTGAGATCATGCAGTCCTGCTTCCGCATATGCTTCGAAATGAGGCTCAGCG AGTTATTGAGAAAATCTGCAGAGCACACTCTGGTCGACATGGTGCAGCTGCTCTTCACAAG GTTGCCTCAGTTTAAAGAAGAGCCTAAAAGCTACATGGGAACGAACATGAAGAAG ATCTCTTCAGGTCTCCTCAACAAACTGGAGCTAAGTAGTGGGGAACAGCCCAAAGCCCTGAACCAATTAGAGAGG GCTTACAGTATCTTGTGGAAAAACAAACGAGTACAG TTGAAAATGAGAGCTGGAGGAATGAGTGAATCatcaaaatggaaaaagcagaagagatcACCTAGGCCTCCTCGGCACGTAACTAAGGTCTCTCCTGGGACAGAACAGTCAGCAGGCAATACTACTAATAACACAG CAGCTGGAGTTGCTTTCATAGATGccccttctcccagctcctctggaagCTCAGAAAACGTTTCATCGGTGGTCAGCCCTGTCACAGACAGTGGGTTGGAGCTGTCCTCACAGACAACATCCAAGGAAGACCTGACAGATTTGGACCAAGTCACTTCTTTGGGACTTAATGCAGGAGCGCCTTCAAATGAGGCCAAAGTcactgaaaatcaaaatcaTCCTGAACTCCAG AACGAAAGTCTGAGGGAGGAGAAAGTCCAGTCAGCTTCTGTCGAGTCTATCCCTGAGGTCCTGGAGGAGTGCACATCTGTAGCAGAACATTCTGACTCTGCCTCAGTTCATGACATGGACTATGTAAATCCCCGGGGAGTACGTTTTACTCAGTCTTCCCAAAAAGAAG gAGCAGCTCTGGTCCCATATGGGTTGCCATGTATTAGAGAACTGTTCCGCTTTCTCATCTCGCTCACCAACCCTCATGACCGTCACAACTCTGAGGTGATGATCCACATGGGACTGCAGCTGCTCACTGTTGCCCTGGAGTCAGCACCCATTGCAAACTGTCAGTCCCTCTTGGGACTTGTGAAGGAGGAGTTGTGCCGACATCTATTTCAA CTACTGAGTGTTGAACGGCTCAATCTGTATGCAGCCTCCCTCAGGGtgtgctttcttctctttgagAGCATGAGAGAGCATCTGAAATTCCAGTTGGAG ATGTATATAAAGAAGCTGATGGAAATAATCACTGTGGAGAACCCAAAGATGCCCTATGAAATGAAGGAGATGGCTTTGGAAGCCATTGTTCAGCTGTGGAGGATTCCCAGTTTTGTGACTGAGCTGTACATTAACTACGACTGCGACTACTACTGTGCCAACCTCTTCGAGGAGCTCACCAAGCTGCTCTCCAAG AATGCCTTTCCAGTCTCTGGACAGCTGTACACTGTCCATCTGCTGTCTCTGGAAGCATTGCTGACAGTGATAGATAGCACTGAGGCACATTGCCAGGCCAGTCATCATCAAGAGAAGGAAATTGTCAAACCCAGCCCAGAAACCATCAACAGCACCAAAGAAACCAGCAATA ATACTGAGAGAGGATTCAATGAGGGAAAATCTTCCAGTGCAGTCTCAGAGCCAGCAGGGGCATGTCCTCCCACCAGTGGATGCCTTATGGCTGACCAGATGAAGGAGACCTGCATGGAATTGGAAGGAGGAAGTGAAGCAG CTGAGAAGAGTATCCCCAGGAAACCTACTCGATTTTCTTGTATCCTTCCAAGTCCTCAGGAACTTATGCAGATTAAGAACAAGAAGAAG ctcctgataACCGGCACAGAGCAGTTCAACCAAAAGCCAAAGAAAGGGATACAGtttctgcaggagaaaaatCTTCTTGCCACCCCTATTGACAACAATGAAGTGGCCAGGTGGTTACGGGAAAATCCTCGGCTGGACAAAAAGATGATTGGGGAATTTGTGAGTGACCGTAAGAACATAGACCTGCTGGAAAGCTTTGTTGG GACTTTCAGCTTCCAAGGTTTAAGGCTGGATGAAGCTTTACGACTTTATCTAGAGGCATTTAGATTACCAGGAGAGGCACCTGTAATTCAGAGACTGTTAGAAGCCTTCACAGAACATTGGAGG AAATCGAATGGGTCTCCGTTTGCTAATAGTGATGCCTGCTTTGCCCTGGCCTACGCAGTTATTATGCTGAACACTGACCAGCACAACCACAATGTCCGCAAGCAGAATGTCCCAATGACTCTGGAG GAGTTTCGGAAGAACCTGAAAGGTGTGAATGGAGGCAAGGACTTTGAACAGGACATCCTGGAAGACATGTATCATGCCATCAA AAATGATGAGATAGTGATGCCAGAAGAGCAGACGGGTCTGGTGAAGGAAAACTATATCTGGAATGTCCTGCTGCATCGTGGTGCCACTGATGAGGGAATATTTCTCCACGTGCCTCCTGGAAGCTATGACCATGACCTCTTCACCATGACATGGGGGCCCACCATTGCAGCACTTTCTTATGTTTTTGACAAGAGCTTAGAGGAAACAATAATCCAGAAGGCTATCTCTGGATTCAG GAAATGTGCAATGATTTCTGCTCACTATGGCCTTAGCGATGTGTTTGACAATCTTATAATTTCTCTCTGCAAGTTTACAGCTCTCAGCAGTGAG TCTATTGAGAACCTGCCCACTGTTTTTGGAAGTAATCCCAAGGCCCATATTGCAGCAAAGACAGTGTTTCACTTGGCCCATCGCCATGGTGACATTCTGCGAGAGGGCTGGAAAAACATCATGGAGGCCATGCTACAGCTTTTccgagcagagctgctgcccaaggCCATGGTGGAG GTTGAAGACTTTGTGGATCCTAATGGCAAAATCTATCTGCAGCGTGAGGAGACACCATCCAGCCG TGGTGAATCAACAGTACTGAGTTTTGTTAGCTGGCTTACCCTCAGTGGGACAGAGCAATCTGGTATGAGAGGGCCATCTACAGAAACACAGGAGGCAAAGCGAGCAGCTTTGGAATGCATAAAG cAATGTGATCCTGAGAAGTTGATCACAGAAAGCAAGTTTCTCCAACTTGAATCCCTCCAGGAGCTCATGAAG GCTCTAATCTCTGTGACTCCTGATGAGGAGACATATGATGAAGAAGATGCAGCCTTCTGCTTGGAAATGCTTCTGCGGATTGTTCTAGAGAATAG GGACCGTGTGACCTGTGTCTGGCAAACTGTCCGAGACCATCTTTATCATCTGTGTGTCCATGCAGTGGAGTTCTGCTTCTTGGTGGAGAGGGCAGTGGTGGGGCTGCTCAGACTGGCCATTCGGCTGCTCCGTCGAGATGAGATCAGTGCACAG GTTCTCCTCTCATTACGTATCTTACTTATGATGAAGCCAAATGTTCTGTCCAGAGTTAGCCATGAGGTTGCCTATGGCCTCCATGAGCTCCTGAAGACCAATGCTGCCAACATTCACTCTGGGGATGACTGGTACACGCTCTTCACCCTCCTGGAGTGCATTGGGTCTGGGGTGAAGCCGCCCGCAGCCCTGCAGGTTACAGCAAGGGCAGATAACGACACAG GTGCTCAGTCAGACAGTGAGGTGTCCTCCTCCTATCATCCAAGTGACATGAGCCTGGACCGCGGCTACACCTCTGACTCCGAGGTGTACACGGACCACGGGAAGCCAGGCAAGATGCATCGCTCCGTCACAGATGTGGACGTCGTGAACAGTGGCTGGCTTGTG gtggggaaaGATGACATCGACAACTCCAGAtccactgctgggctcagcaggcTGGGTCCGTCACCTCTCGTCAACCAGTACAGCCTGACggtggggctggatttgggccCACATGACACAAAGTCTCTCATGAAATGTGTCGAGTCTCTGTCCTTCATCGTGCGAGATGCTGCCCACGTTACACCTGAGAACTTTGAGCTCTGTGTCAAAACAATACGTATCTTTGTGGAGGCCAGCTTGAATGGGG GCTACAAGTCCCAggaaaagagggggaagagCCACAGGTATGATAGTAAATCCAGTcggttaaaaaaaaagccaaaagagaGTTCCACACGGCGATCCCGGGTCTTGAGCCAGCACCAGGCGCACACACACAGTGATGAGGACGAGGACGAGAGCATCCCTGCCAGCTACCACACTGTGTCTTTACAG CTCCTGGACCTCATGCACACCTTGCACACGCGAGCAGCTGGCATCTACAGCTCCTGGGCGGAGGAGCAGCGACACCTGGAGACAGCGGCCAGGAAAATCACGGCGGATTCCCGAACATTGTGGTCCAACTGCTGGTGTCCTTTGCTACAGG GTattgcctggctgtgctgtgatgcCCGGCGCCAGATACGGATGCAAGCACTCACTTACTTGCAGCGGGCCCTCCTGGTACATGACCTGCAGGCCCTGGATGCCCTGGAATGGGAGTCCTGCTTCAACAAG GTATTGTTCCCTCTGCTAACCAAGCTACTCGAGAACATCAGCCCAGCTGATGTTGGTGGGATGGAAGAAACTAGGATGAGAGCCTCAACACTACTCTCCAAG GTGTTCCTACAGCATCTCTCCCCACTGCTCTCACTGACCACCTTTGCTGCCCTGTGGCTCACAATCCTGGACTTTATGGACAAATACATGCATGCTGGCTCCAGTGACTTACTG CTGGAGGCCATTCCAGAGTCTCTGAAGAATATGCTCCTTGTAATGGATACAGCTGGGATATTTCACAGTGCTGACTCACGAACAGGATACTCGGATCTCTGGGAGATCACCTGGGAGCGCATTGACTGTTTCTTACCTCGGCTACGGGATGAGCTCTTCAAACAGACAGTCATCCAAG ATCCAGTTCCCAACATACcagtggagcagcagcatcagaaaACAGTAGTGTCTGCCCTGCCCCCTTCTCCTGTAGGGGATGTGAGACCATCCACCTATGTGGCTCCTTCAGAGAAACCTTGTGAACTGGGTGTCAGTG AGTCTGAGAGACCCACTGCACCTGCCTCACCCACCATCAGCacctctgcctctccttccttcccagcatCAGCTTCAACAAAGTCAAGTCCAGTTACAGACATACCTCCTACGACAGCACAGCCACCGCTCATCCTGCAGCCTCTTGCCTCTCCGCTGCAGGTCGGGGTGCCACCTATGACTCTTCCAATCATTCTCAACCCAGCCCTAATTGAAGCCACCTCTCCTGTTCCCCTCTTAGCTACTCCACGGCCCACTGACCCTATGACAAGCTCTGAAG
- the GBF1 gene encoding Golgi-specific brefeldin A-resistance guanine nucleotide exchange factor 1 isoform X5, with protein MRAGGMSESSKWKKQKRSPRPPRHVTKVSPGTEQSAGNTTNNTAAGVAFIDAPSPSSSGSSENVSSVVSPVTDSGLELSSQTTSKEDLTDLDQVTSLGLNAGAPSNEAKVTENQNHPELQNESLREEKVQSASVESIPEVLEECTSVAEHSDSASVHDMDYVNPRGVRFTQSSQKEGAALVPYGLPCIRELFRFLISLTNPHDRHNSEVMIHMGLQLLTVALESAPIANCQSLLGLVKEELCRHLFQLLSVERLNLYAASLRVCFLLFESMREHLKFQLEMYIKKLMEIITVENPKMPYEMKEMALEAIVQLWRIPSFVTELYINYDCDYYCANLFEELTKLLSKNAFPVSGQLYTVHLLSLEALLTVIDSTEAHCQASHHQEKEIVKPSPETINSTKETSNNTERGFNEGKSSSAVSEPAGACPPTSGCLMADQMKETCMELEGGSEAAEKSIPRKPTRFSCILPSPQELMQIKNKKKLLITGTEQFNQKPKKGIQFLQEKNLLATPIDNNEVARWLRENPRLDKKMIGEFVSDRKNIDLLESFVGTFSFQGLRLDEALRLYLEAFRLPGEAPVIQRLLEAFTEHWRKSNGSPFANSDACFALAYAVIMLNTDQHNHNVRKQNVPMTLEEFRKNLKGVNGGKDFEQDILEDMYHAIKNDEIVMPEEQTGLVKENYIWNVLLHRGATDEGIFLHVPPGSYDHDLFTMTWGPTIAALSYVFDKSLEETIIQKAISGFRKCAMISAHYGLSDVFDNLIISLCKFTALSSESIENLPTVFGSNPKAHIAAKTVFHLAHRHGDILREGWKNIMEAMLQLFRAELLPKAMVEVEDFVDPNGKIYLQREETPSSRGESTVLSFVSWLTLSGTEQSGMRGPSTETQEAKRAALECIKQCDPEKLITESKFLQLESLQELMKALISVTPDEETYDEEDAAFCLEMLLRIVLENRDRVTCVWQTVRDHLYHLCVHAVEFCFLVERAVVGLLRLAIRLLRRDEISAQVLLSLRILLMMKPNVLSRVSHEVAYGLHELLKTNAANIHSGDDWYTLFTLLECIGSGVKPPAALQVTARADNDTGAQSDSEVSSSYHPSDMSLDRGYTSDSEVYTDHGKPGKMHRSVTDVDVVNSGWLVVGKDDIDNSRSTAGLSRLGPSPLVNQYSLTVGLDLGPHDTKSLMKCVESLSFIVRDAAHVTPENFELCVKTIRIFVEASLNGGYKSQEKRGKSHRYDSKSSRLKKKPKESSTRRSRVLSQHQAHTHSDEDEDESIPASYHTVSLQVSQDLLDLMHTLHTRAAGIYSSWAEEQRHLETAARKITADSRTLWSNCWCPLLQGIAWLCCDARRQIRMQALTYLQRALLVHDLQALDALEWESCFNKVLFPLLTKLLENISPADVGGMEETRMRASTLLSKVFLQHLSPLLSLTTFAALWLTILDFMDKYMHAGSSDLLLEAIPESLKNMLLVMDTAGIFHSADSRTGYSDLWEITWERIDCFLPRLRDELFKQTVIQDPVPNIPVEQQHQKTVVSALPPSPVGDVRPSTYVAPSEKPCELGVSESERPTAPASPTISTSASPSFPASASTKSSPVTDIPPTTAQPPLILQPLASPLQVGVPPMTLPIILNPALIEATSPVPLLATPRPTDPMTSSEVN; from the exons ATGAGAGCTGGAGGAATGAGTGAATCatcaaaatggaaaaagcagaagagatcACCTAGGCCTCCTCGGCACGTAACTAAGGTCTCTCCTGGGACAGAACAGTCAGCAGGCAATACTACTAATAACACAG CAGCTGGAGTTGCTTTCATAGATGccccttctcccagctcctctggaagCTCAGAAAACGTTTCATCGGTGGTCAGCCCTGTCACAGACAGTGGGTTGGAGCTGTCCTCACAGACAACATCCAAGGAAGACCTGACAGATTTGGACCAAGTCACTTCTTTGGGACTTAATGCAGGAGCGCCTTCAAATGAGGCCAAAGTcactgaaaatcaaaatcaTCCTGAACTCCAG AACGAAAGTCTGAGGGAGGAGAAAGTCCAGTCAGCTTCTGTCGAGTCTATCCCTGAGGTCCTGGAGGAGTGCACATCTGTAGCAGAACATTCTGACTCTGCCTCAGTTCATGACATGGACTATGTAAATCCCCGGGGAGTACGTTTTACTCAGTCTTCCCAAAAAGAAG gAGCAGCTCTGGTCCCATATGGGTTGCCATGTATTAGAGAACTGTTCCGCTTTCTCATCTCGCTCACCAACCCTCATGACCGTCACAACTCTGAGGTGATGATCCACATGGGACTGCAGCTGCTCACTGTTGCCCTGGAGTCAGCACCCATTGCAAACTGTCAGTCCCTCTTGGGACTTGTGAAGGAGGAGTTGTGCCGACATCTATTTCAA CTACTGAGTGTTGAACGGCTCAATCTGTATGCAGCCTCCCTCAGGGtgtgctttcttctctttgagAGCATGAGAGAGCATCTGAAATTCCAGTTGGAG ATGTATATAAAGAAGCTGATGGAAATAATCACTGTGGAGAACCCAAAGATGCCCTATGAAATGAAGGAGATGGCTTTGGAAGCCATTGTTCAGCTGTGGAGGATTCCCAGTTTTGTGACTGAGCTGTACATTAACTACGACTGCGACTACTACTGTGCCAACCTCTTCGAGGAGCTCACCAAGCTGCTCTCCAAG AATGCCTTTCCAGTCTCTGGACAGCTGTACACTGTCCATCTGCTGTCTCTGGAAGCATTGCTGACAGTGATAGATAGCACTGAGGCACATTGCCAGGCCAGTCATCATCAAGAGAAGGAAATTGTCAAACCCAGCCCAGAAACCATCAACAGCACCAAAGAAACCAGCAATA ATACTGAGAGAGGATTCAATGAGGGAAAATCTTCCAGTGCAGTCTCAGAGCCAGCAGGGGCATGTCCTCCCACCAGTGGATGCCTTATGGCTGACCAGATGAAGGAGACCTGCATGGAATTGGAAGGAGGAAGTGAAGCAG CTGAGAAGAGTATCCCCAGGAAACCTACTCGATTTTCTTGTATCCTTCCAAGTCCTCAGGAACTTATGCAGATTAAGAACAAGAAGAAG ctcctgataACCGGCACAGAGCAGTTCAACCAAAAGCCAAAGAAAGGGATACAGtttctgcaggagaaaaatCTTCTTGCCACCCCTATTGACAACAATGAAGTGGCCAGGTGGTTACGGGAAAATCCTCGGCTGGACAAAAAGATGATTGGGGAATTTGTGAGTGACCGTAAGAACATAGACCTGCTGGAAAGCTTTGTTGG GACTTTCAGCTTCCAAGGTTTAAGGCTGGATGAAGCTTTACGACTTTATCTAGAGGCATTTAGATTACCAGGAGAGGCACCTGTAATTCAGAGACTGTTAGAAGCCTTCACAGAACATTGGAGG AAATCGAATGGGTCTCCGTTTGCTAATAGTGATGCCTGCTTTGCCCTGGCCTACGCAGTTATTATGCTGAACACTGACCAGCACAACCACAATGTCCGCAAGCAGAATGTCCCAATGACTCTGGAG GAGTTTCGGAAGAACCTGAAAGGTGTGAATGGAGGCAAGGACTTTGAACAGGACATCCTGGAAGACATGTATCATGCCATCAA AAATGATGAGATAGTGATGCCAGAAGAGCAGACGGGTCTGGTGAAGGAAAACTATATCTGGAATGTCCTGCTGCATCGTGGTGCCACTGATGAGGGAATATTTCTCCACGTGCCTCCTGGAAGCTATGACCATGACCTCTTCACCATGACATGGGGGCCCACCATTGCAGCACTTTCTTATGTTTTTGACAAGAGCTTAGAGGAAACAATAATCCAGAAGGCTATCTCTGGATTCAG GAAATGTGCAATGATTTCTGCTCACTATGGCCTTAGCGATGTGTTTGACAATCTTATAATTTCTCTCTGCAAGTTTACAGCTCTCAGCAGTGAG TCTATTGAGAACCTGCCCACTGTTTTTGGAAGTAATCCCAAGGCCCATATTGCAGCAAAGACAGTGTTTCACTTGGCCCATCGCCATGGTGACATTCTGCGAGAGGGCTGGAAAAACATCATGGAGGCCATGCTACAGCTTTTccgagcagagctgctgcccaaggCCATGGTGGAG GTTGAAGACTTTGTGGATCCTAATGGCAAAATCTATCTGCAGCGTGAGGAGACACCATCCAGCCG TGGTGAATCAACAGTACTGAGTTTTGTTAGCTGGCTTACCCTCAGTGGGACAGAGCAATCTGGTATGAGAGGGCCATCTACAGAAACACAGGAGGCAAAGCGAGCAGCTTTGGAATGCATAAAG cAATGTGATCCTGAGAAGTTGATCACAGAAAGCAAGTTTCTCCAACTTGAATCCCTCCAGGAGCTCATGAAG GCTCTAATCTCTGTGACTCCTGATGAGGAGACATATGATGAAGAAGATGCAGCCTTCTGCTTGGAAATGCTTCTGCGGATTGTTCTAGAGAATAG GGACCGTGTGACCTGTGTCTGGCAAACTGTCCGAGACCATCTTTATCATCTGTGTGTCCATGCAGTGGAGTTCTGCTTCTTGGTGGAGAGGGCAGTGGTGGGGCTGCTCAGACTGGCCATTCGGCTGCTCCGTCGAGATGAGATCAGTGCACAG GTTCTCCTCTCATTACGTATCTTACTTATGATGAAGCCAAATGTTCTGTCCAGAGTTAGCCATGAGGTTGCCTATGGCCTCCATGAGCTCCTGAAGACCAATGCTGCCAACATTCACTCTGGGGATGACTGGTACACGCTCTTCACCCTCCTGGAGTGCATTGGGTCTGGGGTGAAGCCGCCCGCAGCCCTGCAGGTTACAGCAAGGGCAGATAACGACACAG GTGCTCAGTCAGACAGTGAGGTGTCCTCCTCCTATCATCCAAGTGACATGAGCCTGGACCGCGGCTACACCTCTGACTCCGAGGTGTACACGGACCACGGGAAGCCAGGCAAGATGCATCGCTCCGTCACAGATGTGGACGTCGTGAACAGTGGCTGGCTTGTG gtggggaaaGATGACATCGACAACTCCAGAtccactgctgggctcagcaggcTGGGTCCGTCACCTCTCGTCAACCAGTACAGCCTGACggtggggctggatttgggccCACATGACACAAAGTCTCTCATGAAATGTGTCGAGTCTCTGTCCTTCATCGTGCGAGATGCTGCCCACGTTACACCTGAGAACTTTGAGCTCTGTGTCAAAACAATACGTATCTTTGTGGAGGCCAGCTTGAATGGGG GCTACAAGTCCCAggaaaagagggggaagagCCACAGGTATGATAGTAAATCCAGTcggttaaaaaaaaagccaaaagagaGTTCCACACGGCGATCCCGGGTCTTGAGCCAGCACCAGGCGCACACACACAGTGATGAGGACGAGGACGAGAGCATCCCTGCCAGCTACCACACTGTGTCTTTACAGGTTAGTCAGGAC CTCCTGGACCTCATGCACACCTTGCACACGCGAGCAGCTGGCATCTACAGCTCCTGGGCGGAGGAGCAGCGACACCTGGAGACAGCGGCCAGGAAAATCACGGCGGATTCCCGAACATTGTGGTCCAACTGCTGGTGTCCTTTGCTACAGG GTattgcctggctgtgctgtgatgcCCGGCGCCAGATACGGATGCAAGCACTCACTTACTTGCAGCGGGCCCTCCTGGTACATGACCTGCAGGCCCTGGATGCCCTGGAATGGGAGTCCTGCTTCAACAAG GTATTGTTCCCTCTGCTAACCAAGCTACTCGAGAACATCAGCCCAGCTGATGTTGGTGGGATGGAAGAAACTAGGATGAGAGCCTCAACACTACTCTCCAAG GTGTTCCTACAGCATCTCTCCCCACTGCTCTCACTGACCACCTTTGCTGCCCTGTGGCTCACAATCCTGGACTTTATGGACAAATACATGCATGCTGGCTCCAGTGACTTACTG CTGGAGGCCATTCCAGAGTCTCTGAAGAATATGCTCCTTGTAATGGATACAGCTGGGATATTTCACAGTGCTGACTCACGAACAGGATACTCGGATCTCTGGGAGATCACCTGGGAGCGCATTGACTGTTTCTTACCTCGGCTACGGGATGAGCTCTTCAAACAGACAGTCATCCAAG ATCCAGTTCCCAACATACcagtggagcagcagcatcagaaaACAGTAGTGTCTGCCCTGCCCCCTTCTCCTGTAGGGGATGTGAGACCATCCACCTATGTGGCTCCTTCAGAGAAACCTTGTGAACTGGGTGTCAGTG AGTCTGAGAGACCCACTGCACCTGCCTCACCCACCATCAGCacctctgcctctccttccttcccagcatCAGCTTCAACAAAGTCAAGTCCAGTTACAGACATACCTCCTACGACAGCACAGCCACCGCTCATCCTGCAGCCTCTTGCCTCTCCGCTGCAGGTCGGGGTGCCACCTATGACTCTTCCAATCATTCTCAACCCAGCCCTAATTGAAGCCACCTCTCCTGTTCCCCTCTTAGCTACTCCACGGCCCACTGACCCTATGACAAGCTCTGAAG